The following proteins are encoded in a genomic region of Neomonachus schauinslandi chromosome 7, ASM220157v2, whole genome shotgun sequence:
- the BASP1 gene encoding brain acid soluble protein 1, producing the protein MGGKLSKKKKGYNVNDEKAKDKDKKAEGTGTEEEGTPKENETQAAAETTEVKEGKEEKPDKDGPDAAAGKPEDKEGDKDTAAAAKEDAPKAEPEQTEGEAEGKAEPPKAEPEPAAGDAPQAAEPEAPAEAKADDKGQEAGEPTKTEAPAAPAAQETKSDGAPASDSKPSSTEAAPSSKESPAATEAPSSTAKAQAPAAPADDAAEAPAACAEQTVAVKE; encoded by the coding sequence ATGGGAGGCAAGCTGAGCAAGAAGAAGAAGGGGTACAACGTGAATGATGAGAAGGCCAAGGACAAAGACAAGAAGGCCGAAGGAACCGGGACCGAAGAGGAGGGAACCCCGAAGGAGAACGAGACCCAGGCGGCTGCCGAGACCACAGAGGTGAAGGAGGGCAAGGAGGAGAAGCCCGACAAGGATGGCCCGGACGCGGCGGCCGGCAAGCCCGAAGACAAGGAAGGCGACAAAGACACGGCAGCGGCGGCCAAGGAAGACGCCCCGAAGGCGGAGCCCGAGCAGACGGAGGGGGAGGCCGAGGGCAAGGCCGAGCCCCCGAAAGCCGAGCCCGAGCCGGCGGCCGGCGACGCCCCCCAGGCTGCGGAGCCCGAGGCGCCCGCGGAGGCCAAGGCAGATGACAAGGGCCAGGAGGCCGGGGAACCCACAAAGACTGAGGCTCCCGCAGCTCCTGCCGCGCAGGAGACGAAAAGTGACGGGGCCCCGGCTTCAGACTCAAAACCCAGCAGCACCGAGGCTGCCCCGTCGTCCAAGGAGAGCCCGGCAGCCACGGAAGCCCCCAGTTCGACGGCCAAGGCCCAGGCCCCCGCAGCCCCCGCAGACGACGCTGCCGAGGCGCCCGCCGCCTGCGCCGAGCAAACCGTAGCGGTCAAAGAGTAA